The Neisseria sicca genome includes a window with the following:
- a CDS encoding DUF7606 domain-containing protein has product MKFLSAAIVAVLTAGVSMTAAAAPAGYVPYKCDNGKKLNVVYEFDRSGNAVGASANAAGKQISLRVDKRQSDSTGTTFTNKRGFSMSAGYIDKNTHTTSEVVGVTDSRNRFIVKNCEPVNIDR; this is encoded by the coding sequence ATGAAATTCTTATCTGCCGCTATTGTAGCCGTTCTGACTGCCGGTGTTTCCATGACTGCCGCTGCCGCTCCTGCTGGCTACGTTCCTTACAAATGCGACAACGGTAAAAAACTGAATGTCGTTTACGAATTTGACCGCAGTGGTAATGCAGTAGGCGCATCTGCAAATGCAGCAGGCAAACAAATCAGCCTGCGCGTTGACAAACGCCAATCAGACAGCACTGGTACAACCTTCACCAACAAACGCGGCTTCTCTATGTCTGCCGGTTACATCGACAAAAACACCCACACCACTTCCGAAGTTGTGGGCGTAACCGACTCACGCAACCGCTTCATCGTGAAAAACTGCGAACCTGTTAACATCGACCGCTAA
- a CDS encoding IS30 family transposase encodes MSYTQLTQDERYHIQYLSRHCTVTEIAKQLNRHKSTISREIRRHRTQGQQYSAEKAQKQSRTIKQRKRKPYKLDSQLIQHIDTLIRRKLSPEQVCAYLRKHHGITLHHSTIYRYLRQDKSNGGTLWQHLRICSKPYRKRYGSTWTRGKVPNRVGIENRPAIVDQKARIGDWEADTIVGKGQKSALLTLVERVTRYTIICKLDSLKAEDTALAAIRVLRAHKARVHTITMDNGKEFYQHTKIAKALKAETYFCRPYHSWEKGLNENTNGLIRQYFPKQTDFRNISDREIRRVQDELNHRPRKTLGYETPSVLFLNLFKPLIH; translated from the coding sequence ATGAGCTACACACAACTGACCCAAGACGAACGATACCATATCCAATACCTGTCCCGCCACTGCACCGTCACAGAAATCGCCAAACAGCTTAACCGCCACAAAAGCACCATCAGCCGCGAAATCAGACGGCACCGCACCCAAGGGCAGCAATACAGTGCCGAAAAAGCACAGAAGCAGAGCCGGACTATCAAACAGCGTAAGCGAAAGCCCTATAAGCTTGATTCGCAGCTGATTCAACACATCGACACCCTTATCCGCCGCAAACTCAGTCCCGAACAAGTATGCGCCTACCTGCGCAAACATCACGGGATAACACTCCACCACAGCACCATTTACCGCTACCTCCGCCAAGACAAAAGCAACGGCGGCACCTTGTGGCAACACCTCAGAATATGCAGCAAACCCTACCGCAAACGCTACGGCAGCACATGGACCAGAGGCAAAGTGCCCAACCGCGTCGGCATAGAAAACCGACCCGCCATCGTCGACCAGAAAGCCCGCATCGGCGATTGGGAAGCCGACACCATCGTCGGCAAAGGACAGAAAAGCGCATTACTGACCTTGGTCGAACGCGTTACCCGCTACACCATCATCTGCAAATTGGACAGCCTCAAAGCCGAAGACACTGCTCTGGCAGCCATTAGGGTATTAAGGGCACATAAAGCCAGAGTCCACACCATCACCATGGACAACGGTAAAGAATTTTACCAACACACCAAAATAGCCAAAGCATTGAAAGCGGAGACTTATTTTTGCCGCCCCTACCATTCTTGGGAGAAAGGGCTGAATGAGAACACCAACGGACTCATCCGACAATATTTCCCCAAGCAAACCGATTTCCGAAACATCAGCGATCGGGAGATACGCAGGGTTCAAGATGAGTTGAACCACCGGCCAAGAAAAACACTTGGCTACGAAACGCCAAGTGTTTTATTCTTGAATCTGTTCAAACCACTGATACACTAG
- a CDS encoding DUF1289 domain-containing protein: protein MEQPDFFPIPSPCIGVCEANEKGYCKGCLRSREERHFWQQMTDDQKHQVMRLLHMRKTKIRNKKLDLLRQQDEWEEIQQDNLFDDNFVPET, encoded by the coding sequence ATGGAACAACCCGATTTCTTCCCCATCCCCAGCCCCTGCATCGGCGTATGCGAAGCCAACGAAAAAGGCTATTGCAAAGGTTGCCTGCGCAGCCGCGAAGAAAGGCATTTTTGGCAGCAAATGACGGACGACCAAAAGCACCAAGTCATGCGCCTGCTGCATATGCGCAAAACCAAAATCCGCAACAAAAAACTTGATTTGCTGAGACAACAGGACGAATGGGAAGAAATACAGCAGGACAATTTGTTTGACGACAACTTTGTTCCGGAAACTTAA
- the recJ gene encoding single-stranded-DNA-specific exonuclease RecJ codes for MPVKIQTRPVNQNVLDDLLTAGADPLIARLCASRDVQSPAELDDKLAGLLPYQSLTHCEAAARRLADAIERKEKILIVADYDADGATACSVGMSGLAAMGAAVDFLVPNRFEHGYGLTPELTEIAAAQGVDLLITVDNGIASIAGVARAQELGLDVIVTDHHLPAETIPDCIIVNPNQKGCGFPSKSLAGVGVIFYVLMALRAELRRRDYFSDNLREPNLGELLDLVALGTVADVVPLDHNNRILVSQGLKRMRSGKMRPGIRALFEVARRDWRKAQPFDMGFALGPRINAAGRLDDMSVGIACLLARDDAEAQALAAQLNDLNIERREIEQSMLQDALNAFPESLPSGQTTLVAYRDDFHQGVVGIVASRLKDRFYRPTIVFAPADNGEVRGSGRSIPNLHLRDALDLVSKRHPDLILKFGGHAMAAGLSILEHNIPAFQTAFEEAVREMVCEDDLSQTFITDGSLKACDITLEQAQNLARHVWGQGFAPPSFTDEFHVIRQQPLGAEGKHKKVWLQKDGYEFEAMFWRCSEDIPEYIRTVYRPVANEWRNQMELQLYIDYWEAA; via the coding sequence ATGCCCGTCAAAATCCAAACCCGCCCCGTCAACCAAAACGTCCTCGATGATTTGCTCACCGCCGGCGCCGACCCTTTAATAGCCCGCCTGTGCGCCTCGCGCGATGTGCAGAGTCCCGCCGAATTGGACGACAAACTCGCCGGCCTTCTGCCTTATCAATCGCTGACGCATTGCGAAGCCGCTGCCCGCCGTCTGGCGGATGCCATCGAACGCAAGGAAAAAATCCTGATTGTCGCCGACTACGATGCCGACGGCGCGACCGCTTGCTCCGTCGGCATGAGCGGCTTGGCGGCGATGGGCGCGGCGGTGGATTTCCTCGTGCCCAACCGTTTCGAACACGGCTATGGCTTAACGCCCGAACTTACCGAAATCGCCGCCGCGCAAGGTGTGGATTTGCTGATTACGGTCGATAACGGCATCGCCAGCATCGCAGGCGTGGCGCGGGCGCAGGAATTGGGTTTGGACGTGATCGTAACCGACCACCACCTGCCCGCCGAAACCATACCCGACTGCATCATCGTCAATCCGAACCAAAAAGGCTGCGGCTTCCCCAGCAAAAGCTTGGCGGGCGTGGGCGTGATTTTTTATGTGTTAATGGCGTTGCGTGCCGAATTGCGCCGCCGCGATTATTTTTCAGACAACCTCAGAGAACCGAATCTGGGCGAACTTTTGGATTTGGTCGCACTCGGCACCGTCGCCGATGTCGTTCCCCTCGACCACAACAACCGTATCCTCGTGTCGCAAGGTTTAAAACGGATGCGCTCCGGCAAGATGCGTCCCGGCATCCGCGCCTTGTTTGAAGTGGCGCGGCGCGACTGGCGCAAAGCGCAGCCTTTCGATATGGGTTTCGCACTGGGTCCGCGCATTAATGCCGCCGGACGGCTCGATGATATGTCGGTCGGCATTGCCTGCCTGTTGGCGCGCGACGACGCAGAAGCGCAGGCATTGGCGGCGCAGTTGAACGACCTCAACATTGAACGCCGCGAAATCGAGCAGTCCATGTTGCAAGACGCGTTGAACGCCTTTCCCGAAAGTCTGCCTTCAGGTCAGACGACCCTGGTCGCCTACCGCGACGATTTTCATCAAGGCGTGGTCGGCATCGTCGCCAGCCGCCTCAAAGACCGCTTCTACCGCCCGACCATCGTATTCGCTCCGGCGGACAACGGCGAAGTGCGCGGATCGGGGCGTTCCATTCCCAACCTGCACCTGCGCGACGCTTTGGATTTGGTGTCCAAACGCCACCCTGATTTGATTTTGAAATTCGGCGGACACGCGATGGCGGCGGGCTTGAGCATACTCGAACACAACATTCCCGCGTTTCAGACGGCCTTTGAAGAAGCCGTGCGCGAAATGGTCTGCGAAGACGACTTATCGCAAACCTTCATCACCGACGGCAGCCTGAAAGCCTGCGACATCACGTTGGAACAGGCACAAAACCTCGCCCGCCATGTTTGGGGACAAGGCTTCGCGCCGCCGAGCTTTACCGACGAATTTCACGTCATCCGCCAGCAACCTTTGGGCGCGGAGGGCAAACATAAAAAAGTCTGGCTGCAAAAAGACGGCTACGAATTTGAAGCCATGTTTTGGCGGTGCAGCGAAGACATCCCCGAATACATCCGCACGGTTTACCGCCCTGTGGCAAACGAGTGGCGCAATCAGATGGAATTGCAGCTTTACATCGATTACTGGGAAGCAGCTTAA
- the mltG gene encoding endolytic transglycosylase MltG yields MLKKMLKWFAVFFVAVAAVFAALLFVPKDNGKAYRIKIAKNQGISSVSRTLAEDGIVYNRHVLVAAAYMIGAHNKLNAGSYRLPSNISAWGILQKIRNGRPDAVTVQIVEGSRFATMRKIIDNTPDIEHKTRGWSDAELMQAIAPDALSSNPEGQFFPDSYEIDAGSSDLQIYQTAYQTMQRRLNDAWEDRQSGLPYKNPYEMLIMASLIEKETAHEDDRAHVASVFVNRLNIGMRLQTDPTVIYGMGSAYKGKIRKADLQRDTPYNTYTRSGLTPTPIALPSKAALEAAAHPSNEKYLYFVSKMDGTGLSQFSHNLEEHNAAVRKYILKK; encoded by the coding sequence ATGCTGAAAAAAATGTTGAAATGGTTTGCGGTATTTTTTGTTGCCGTTGCCGCCGTGTTCGCCGCCTTGCTGTTCGTTCCCAAAGACAACGGCAAAGCATACCGTATCAAAATCGCAAAAAACCAAGGCATCTCTTCCGTCAGCCGTACGCTTGCCGAAGACGGAATCGTTTACAACCGCCACGTTTTGGTCGCAGCCGCCTACATGATAGGCGCACACAACAAACTCAACGCCGGCTCGTACCGCCTCCCTTCCAACATTTCCGCCTGGGGCATTTTACAGAAAATCCGCAACGGCAGACCCGATGCCGTTACGGTTCAAATCGTCGAAGGTTCGCGTTTTGCCACCATGCGTAAAATCATCGACAACACGCCCGACATCGAACATAAAACACGCGGCTGGAGCGATGCGGAACTCATGCAGGCGATTGCCCCCGACGCGCTCAGCAGCAACCCGGAAGGCCAGTTTTTCCCCGACAGCTACGAAATCGACGCAGGCAGCAGCGATTTGCAAATCTACCAAACCGCTTATCAAACCATGCAACGTCGTCTGAACGACGCTTGGGAAGATCGCCAAAGCGGATTGCCCTACAAAAATCCGTATGAAATGCTGATTATGGCGAGCCTGATTGAAAAAGAAACCGCCCACGAAGACGACCGCGCCCATGTTGCTTCCGTATTCGTCAACCGCCTCAACATCGGCATGCGCCTGCAAACCGATCCGACCGTGATTTACGGTATGGGCAGCGCGTATAAAGGCAAAATCCGCAAAGCCGACCTCCAGCGCGATACGCCGTATAACACCTACACCCGCAGCGGTTTAACCCCGACGCCCATCGCCTTGCCGAGCAAAGCCGCCCTTGAAGCTGCCGCACATCCGTCGAATGAAAAATACCTTTATTTCGTTTCCAAAATGGACGGTACCGGCTTGAGTCAGTTCAGCCATAATCTGGAAGAACACAATGCCGCCGTACGCAAATATATTTTGAAAAAATAA
- the ampD gene encoding 1,6-anhydro-N-acetylmuramyl-L-alanine amidase AmpD, translated as MNLPSKYQDIDWQQGWWQPARRAFSPNFEPRAESEAVSLVVLHNISLPPFEYGTGAVEKLFTNRINPDEHPFFSVIHTLRVSSHFLITRDGEAVQFVSCDDMAYHAGVSSFRGREKCNAFSVGIELEGCDFETFTEAQYQTLETLLQALVGHYPITAVTGHQDIAPDRKTDPGHFFDWQRLQAAGFPVVR; from the coding sequence ATGAATCTTCCGTCCAAATACCAAGACATTGACTGGCAACAAGGCTGGTGGCAGCCTGCGCGCCGCGCGTTTTCGCCGAACTTCGAACCGCGGGCAGAATCAGAAGCCGTGTCGCTGGTGGTTTTACACAATATTTCGCTGCCGCCTTTCGAATATGGAACGGGCGCGGTGGAAAAGCTGTTTACCAACCGCATCAATCCCGACGAGCATCCGTTTTTCAGCGTCATCCACACCTTGCGCGTTTCCAGCCATTTTCTGATTACCCGCGACGGAGAGGCGGTGCAGTTCGTTTCCTGCGACGATATGGCGTACCACGCGGGCGTGTCGTCTTTTCGCGGACGTGAAAAATGCAATGCGTTTTCGGTCGGCATCGAATTGGAAGGCTGCGATTTCGAGACGTTTACCGAAGCACAATATCAAACTCTGGAAACTCTGCTGCAAGCCTTGGTCGGACACTACCCCATCACCGCCGTTACCGGTCATCAGGACATCGCCCCTGACCGCAAAACCGACCCCGGCCACTTTTTCGACTGGCAAAGATTGCAGGCGGCAGGTTTTCCTGTTGTCCGTTAA
- a CDS encoding cell division protein ZipA C-terminal FtsZ-binding domain-containing protein, translating into MIFIVLGLAVILAVIAYNMYQENQYRKQVREQFGHSDKDALLNSKTSHVRDGKESGGKGLFVKKANKAQEAALRNLQEQDEIFAAKAKLAKPSAIKTDVELAIEDDFTDEPVQHTVIGLNNEITTQTASDEPVNLPSAANQPLVSLDELSQVELPWFDPRFDYLAYIALSEAQELHALPRLSNRHRFQIIGCTMDDRFQVAEPIPSVYYQGFVVGLQAVSRNGLATQEELQQFNQQVDTFAQLMGGKVLHTDLAAFTEVAQALDTFCARVDQTIAIHLVSHSNISGVELRASVENLGFVLGEDGAFHYTGQTGSPMFAIHSLTGDAFTNALLDNQSYKGFSMLLDIPHAPAGEKTFDLFMDLAVRLSGQLGLDLVNDKMEEVSTQWLKDIRNYVLARQEEMLKVGIKPSSKQALRLFS; encoded by the coding sequence ATGATTTTCATCGTCTTAGGCTTGGCAGTCATCCTTGCCGTCATCGCCTACAATATGTATCAAGAAAACCAATATCGCAAACAGGTGCGCGAACAGTTCGGTCACTCCGACAAAGACGCGCTCCTGAACAGTAAAACCAGCCATGTGCGCGACGGCAAAGAATCCGGCGGCAAAGGCCTGTTCGTCAAAAAAGCGAACAAAGCCCAAGAAGCCGCGCTGCGCAATCTGCAAGAACAAGACGAAATCTTCGCCGCCAAAGCCAAACTCGCCAAACCTTCCGCCATCAAAACCGATGTCGAGTTGGCGATTGAAGACGACTTTACCGACGAGCCGGTACAACATACCGTCATCGGTCTGAACAACGAAATCACCACCCAAACCGCCAGCGACGAGCCGGTCAACCTGCCGTCCGCCGCCAACCAGCCTTTGGTCAGCTTGGACGAATTGTCTCAAGTCGAGCTGCCGTGGTTTGACCCGCGCTTCGACTACCTCGCCTACATCGCCCTTTCCGAAGCGCAAGAGCTGCACGCCCTGCCCCGTCTGTCCAACCGCCACCGCTTCCAAATCATCGGCTGCACCATGGACGACCGCTTCCAAGTTGCCGAACCGATTCCGAGCGTGTATTACCAAGGTTTCGTCGTCGGTCTGCAAGCAGTCAGCCGCAACGGTTTGGCAACTCAAGAAGAATTGCAACAGTTCAACCAACAGGTTGACACCTTCGCCCAACTGATGGGCGGCAAAGTCCTCCACACCGATTTGGCGGCATTTACCGAAGTCGCGCAGGCATTGGATACCTTCTGTGCCCGCGTCGATCAAACCATTGCCATCCACTTGGTTTCACACAGCAACATCAGCGGTGTAGAACTCCGCGCTTCTGTTGAAAACCTCGGCTTTGTTTTGGGCGAAGACGGCGCATTCCACTACACCGGACAAACCGGCAGCCCGATGTTTGCCATCCACAGCCTCACAGGCGACGCGTTTACCAACGCCCTTTTGGACAACCAGTCCTACAAAGGCTTCAGCATGTTGCTCGACATCCCTCATGCGCCCGCCGGCGAAAAAACCTTCGACCTCTTCATGGACTTGGCGGTACGCCTCTCCGGTCAGTTGGGCTTGGATTTGGTCAACGACAAAATGGAAGAAGTTTCTACCCAATGGCTCAAAGACATTCGCAATTACGTCTTGGCGCGTCAGGAAGAAATGCTCAAAGTCGGCATCAAACCCAGCAGCAAACAAGCCTTGCGCCTGTTCTCCTAA
- the ligA gene encoding NAD-dependent DNA ligase LigA: MNQTAQHIRHLTNLLNRYAYEYYTLDAPSVPDAEYDKLFRELEALERNYPELKLPDSPTQRVGGEPLAGFAEVRHEVPMLSLTNAFSPQDENGVFDHAEMYAFDQRVRDGLDGGNPEYVIEPKFDGLAISLLYRDGVLVQAATRGDGTTGEDVTQNVKTVANIPLRLHGENTPELIEVRGEVLMLKADFAALNKRQAENGQKPFANPRNAAAGSLRQLDSRITAQRKLHFFPYSVARQQGGFVAEEHIQELAYFQELGFSLPNGNFGCFKNIDEVLAFYEQMQQKRPELPYEIDGMVVKVNSLAQQRELGFISRAPRWAIAHKFPAEEALTIVEAIDVQIGRTGAVTPVARLQPVFVGGVTVTNATLHNQDELSRKDVRVGDTVVVRRAGDVIPEVVRVIFERRPMQETAVAVSDDLKHQQDDLFAETPSANQTQSVPLHKPYRLPTHCPICRSEIEREEGEAVARCSGGMLCQAQRAQGLIHFASRKAMDIDGLGQKQIEQLVAQDLVRHFADLYRLDIPTLQKMKETADKGSSENENGDAETVSDDLSESNTQNSKKQPTKWAENILAGIEASKTPELARFLFALGIRHVGERTAKTLAQAFGSLEHVRRAPEPILACLPDIGTVVACSIAHFFAQDAQQAMIDELLAAGVAPQTQAVTIPPARHAEPQRWIARLPGFKISENKAQALWELAGKSIEGLQTDKALPADWQTWRSEPQNAALLENLKTFFARTSSENQEATVSDDLNEAVAGKTFVLTGTLPTLKRDQAQALIEAAGGKVSGSVSKKTDYVVAGEAAGSKLEKANALGVAVLSEEELLAMLD; this comes from the coding sequence ATGAATCAAACCGCACAACACATCCGCCACCTCACCAACCTCCTCAACCGCTACGCCTACGAATACTACACTCTCGACGCGCCCAGCGTACCCGATGCCGAATACGACAAATTGTTCCGCGAACTCGAAGCGTTGGAACGAAACTATCCCGAGCTCAAACTGCCCGACAGCCCGACCCAGCGCGTCGGTGGTGAGCCTTTGGCGGGATTTGCTGAAGTGCGCCACGAAGTGCCGATGCTGTCGCTGACCAACGCCTTCTCCCCGCAAGATGAAAACGGCGTGTTCGACCATGCCGAAATGTACGCCTTCGACCAACGCGTGCGCGACGGCTTGGACGGCGGTAATCCCGAATACGTTATCGAACCCAAATTCGACGGCCTCGCCATCAGCCTGCTCTACCGCGACGGCGTATTGGTACAGGCAGCAACACGCGGCGACGGCACGACGGGCGAAGACGTGACCCAAAACGTCAAAACCGTCGCCAACATCCCCTTGCGGCTGCACGGCGAAAATACGCCCGAACTCATCGAAGTGCGCGGCGAAGTGCTGATGCTCAAAGCCGATTTCGCCGCCCTCAATAAAAGACAAGCCGAAAACGGGCAAAAACCCTTTGCCAATCCGCGCAACGCCGCCGCCGGCAGCCTGCGCCAACTCGATTCTCGTATTACCGCGCAGCGCAAACTGCACTTTTTCCCCTACTCCGTCGCCCGCCAGCAAGGCGGTTTCGTCGCGGAAGAACACATCCAAGAACTCGCCTATTTCCAAGAGCTCGGTTTCAGCCTGCCTAACGGCAATTTCGGCTGTTTCAAAAATATCGACGAAGTATTGGCGTTTTACGAACAAATGCAGCAAAAACGCCCTGAGCTGCCCTACGAAATCGACGGCATGGTCGTCAAAGTCAACAGCTTGGCGCAACAACGCGAACTCGGCTTCATCTCCCGCGCGCCGCGCTGGGCGATTGCCCACAAATTCCCCGCCGAAGAAGCCCTAACCATCGTTGAAGCCATCGATGTGCAAATCGGGCGCACCGGAGCCGTTACCCCCGTCGCCCGCCTGCAACCCGTATTCGTCGGCGGCGTAACCGTAACCAACGCCACCCTGCACAATCAGGACGAATTATCGCGCAAAGACGTGCGCGTCGGAGATACCGTCGTCGTGCGCCGCGCCGGAGATGTGATTCCCGAAGTCGTGCGCGTGATTTTCGAACGCCGCCCGATGCAGGAAACCGCCGTTGCCGTTTCAGACGACCTCAAGCATCAGCAAGACGACCTGTTTGCCGAAACACCGTCCGCAAACCAAACCCAATCCGTTCCGCTCCACAAGCCCTACCGCCTGCCGACCCATTGCCCCATCTGCCGCAGCGAAATCGAACGTGAAGAAGGCGAAGCCGTCGCCCGATGCAGCGGCGGCATGCTTTGTCAGGCACAACGCGCGCAAGGTTTAATCCACTTCGCCTCGCGCAAAGCCATGGACATCGACGGACTCGGTCAAAAACAAATCGAGCAGCTTGTCGCCCAAGACCTCGTCCGCCACTTCGCCGACCTCTACCGCCTCGACATCCCGACCTTGCAAAAAATGAAGGAAACGGCAGATAAAGGGTCGTCTGAAAACGAAAACGGCGACGCCGAAACGGTTTCAGACGACCTGTCTGAATCAAACACCCAAAACAGCAAAAAACAACCAACCAAGTGGGCGGAAAACATCCTCGCAGGCATAGAAGCCAGCAAAACGCCCGAACTCGCCCGCTTCCTGTTCGCGCTCGGCATCCGCCACGTCGGCGAACGCACCGCCAAAACGCTGGCGCAGGCATTCGGCTCATTGGAACACGTCCGCCGCGCACCCGAACCCATCCTCGCCTGCCTGCCCGACATCGGCACCGTCGTCGCCTGCTCCATCGCCCACTTCTTCGCCCAAGACGCGCAACAGGCGATGATAGACGAGCTGCTCGCCGCAGGCGTTGCCCCGCAAACCCAAGCCGTTACCATCCCGCCTGCCCGCCACGCCGAGCCGCAACGCTGGATTGCCCGCCTGCCCGGTTTCAAAATCAGCGAAAACAAAGCCCAAGCCTTATGGGAACTCGCCGGCAAAAGCATAGAGGGCCTGCAAACCGACAAAGCCCTCCCCGCCGACTGGCAAACATGGCGCAGCGAACCACAAAACGCCGCCCTGCTCGAAAACCTGAAAACTTTCTTCGCCCGAACGTCGTCTGAAAACCAAGAAGCAACGGTTTCAGACGACCTCAATGAAGCCGTAGCAGGCAAAACCTTCGTGTTAACCGGTACCCTGCCCACCCTCAAACGCGACCAAGCCCAAGCCTTGATCGAAGCCGCAGGCGGTAAAGTTTCCGGCAGCGTGTCCAAAAAAACCGACTACGTCGTCGCCGGAGAAGCCGCCGGCAGCAAGCTGGAAAAAGCCAATGCCTTGGGTGTCGCAGTATTGAGCGAAGAAGAACTTTTGGCGATGCTGGACTGA
- a CDS encoding putative phage abortive infection protein — MDKGNKPNRLLWILGGIAVAAFIFVLERYINNFKTFPIANDSATWGTFGDYLGGTLNPVISFLALIGLLYTIHQQAQEMQATREELKQAAEQQRKQVEQQSRQSEIFNLQQFESTFFSLLEQHNKIIENLIEAKISDLTNITIDEKFNIDCYVKDNIRQNPLPKQYFIILFQILKFISLSLSKDIEGKTDNKITINDFSHDNQQSREKLSNHYINPQEKIYSNILRSFIPNDILKLLILNCLSLDKDSKEHNLKTFYNFQGLLNRYQFLEHLHLTIPTINNYYDNYDFIYFYLILTKTTNCIRESLGKSNLSNEITSFNISKDNFIKEINEEKKRLESDIQHENGFDSHRAQFNPNSSSYTSNNILYEKLKILEKHIRLLQN; from the coding sequence ATGGACAAAGGGAATAAACCCAATCGCTTATTATGGATATTAGGCGGAATCGCTGTTGCAGCATTTATCTTTGTTTTAGAACGATATATCAACAATTTTAAAACATTCCCCATTGCTAACGACTCCGCCACATGGGGAACATTCGGCGACTATCTGGGCGGCACGCTGAACCCCGTCATCAGCTTCCTAGCCCTTATCGGCCTGCTCTACACCATTCATCAACAAGCGCAGGAAATGCAAGCAACGCGCGAAGAATTGAAACAGGCGGCAGAACAGCAACGCAAACAGGTAGAACAACAAAGCCGCCAATCAGAGATTTTTAATCTTCAACAATTTGAATCGACATTTTTTTCTTTGCTGGAGCAGCATAATAAGATTATTGAAAACCTTATTGAAGCAAAAATATCTGATCTAACAAATATTACCATTGATGAGAAATTTAATATTGATTGTTATGTAAAAGATAATATTCGCCAAAACCCCTTACCAAAACAATATTTTATCATATTATTTCAAATACTTAAATTTATATCGTTAAGTTTATCCAAAGATATAGAAGGAAAAACAGATAATAAGATCACTATAAATGATTTTTCTCACGATAATCAACAATCAAGGGAAAAACTTAGTAATCATTATATTAATCCACAAGAGAAAATATATAGCAACATTCTTCGCTCTTTTATTCCCAATGATATTTTGAAATTGCTTATTTTAAACTGCCTCAGTTTAGATAAAGACTCTAAAGAACATAATCTTAAAACGTTTTATAACTTCCAAGGGCTGCTAAACAGATACCAATTTTTAGAACATCTACATTTAACCATACCTACAATAAACAATTATTACGACAACTATGATTTTATATATTTTTATTTAATATTAACAAAGACTACCAATTGCATTAGAGAATCTTTAGGCAAAAGTAACCTATCTAATGAAATAACATCCTTTAACATATCAAAAGATAATTTTATTAAAGAAATAAACGAGGAAAAAAAACGTCTAGAAAGTGATATTCAGCATGAAAATGGATTTGATTCTCATCGAGCGCAGTTTAATCCTAACAGTTCTTCCTACACAAGCAATAATATTTTATATGAAAAATTAAAGATATTAGAGAAACATATACGTCTTTTACAGAATTAA
- the fnr gene encoding fumarate/nitrate reduction transcriptional regulator Fnr, with translation MTTHNAMHQMKTLCSSCSLRELCLPVGLLPNEFAQLDAVIRQSRRLKKGEYLFRTGEPFASLFAIRAGFFKTTVASQDGRDQVTGFFMSGELIGMDGICSHIHSCDAVALEDSEVCELPFTHIEELGHNIPSLRSHFFRLMSREIVRDQGVMLLLGNMRAEERLAAFLLNLSQRLYSRGFAANDFILRMSREEIGSYLGLKLETVSRTLSKFHHEGLISVEHKHIKILDSQTLKKMVSGCSHAI, from the coding sequence ATGACCACACACAATGCTATGCATCAGATGAAAACCCTGTGTTCTTCCTGTTCGCTGCGTGAACTCTGCCTGCCTGTCGGGCTTTTGCCCAATGAGTTTGCACAATTGGACGCGGTCATCCGACAGAGCCGCCGCTTGAAGAAGGGTGAATATCTGTTCCGCACCGGTGAGCCTTTCGCGTCGCTGTTTGCCATCCGTGCCGGTTTTTTCAAAACCACGGTTGCCAGCCAGGACGGCCGCGATCAGGTTACCGGTTTTTTTATGTCCGGCGAACTCATCGGTATGGACGGCATTTGTTCCCATATCCACAGCTGCGACGCAGTGGCTTTGGAAGACAGCGAAGTGTGTGAGCTGCCCTTCACCCACATCGAAGAGCTGGGACACAATATCCCCAGCCTGAGAAGCCATTTTTTCCGGTTGATGAGCCGCGAAATAGTGCGCGACCAAGGCGTGATGCTGCTTTTGGGCAATATGCGCGCCGAAGAACGCCTGGCGGCGTTTTTGCTTAATTTGTCCCAACGCCTTTATTCGCGCGGATTTGCCGCCAACGATTTCATCCTGAGAATGTCGCGCGAAGAAATCGGCAGCTATTTGGGATTGAAACTGGAAACCGTCAGTCGCACGCTGTCTAAGTTCCATCACGAAGGCTTGATTTCGGTCGAACACAAACACATCAAAATCCTCGACTCGCAAACCCTCAAAAAAATGGTATCCGGCTGTTCGCACGCCATCTGA